A window from Pangasianodon hypophthalmus isolate fPanHyp1 chromosome 4, fPanHyp1.pri, whole genome shotgun sequence encodes these proteins:
- the si:ch211-196f2.6 gene encoding immunoglobulin domain-containing protein: MSKNSLCVFFIVSFLQTGISNSRISISLSQGGDYIILTCALAGNESLTQVNWEMVQGSNHTKLGIFHPSQGIHIFSEHSGKIKIQGKQTPLAASDLSLQKEALNESGLICCQFITFPSGSLKQCTDISDAVISGPISPAEPHGAERKQGLFGKFGALTVGCILSLLFLAIPIYTCKKCFCRRRQVLEIQHVSTDPSTFIEMYTEETHEVHHTPSPSGFDPTKLYTKIKEDLYYGRLWKAYQGRARVSTQGCLTGSRQIYHLGENPLPQRDQEHRPKIPDAMTRSSSKSSI, encoded by the exons ATGAGTAAgaattctctctgtgtgtttttcatcgTTTCCTTCCTGCAAACAG GCATCTCCAACAGCAGGATATCCATCAGTCTCAGTCAGGGGGGAGATTACATAATTTTGACCTGTGCCCTAGCTGGAAATGAAAGTCTAACTCAAGTCAACTGGGAGATGGTGCAAGGTTCTAATCACACCAAACTAGGAATCTTCCATCCTAGTCAAGGCATCCACATCTTCTCTGAGCACTCTGGCAAAATAAAGATTCAGGGGAAACAAACCCCTCTGGCAGCCTCAGACCTTTCTTTGCAGAAAGAAGCACTAAATGAGAGTGGACTAATCTGTTGTCAGTTCATTACCTTTCCATCAGGCAGTCTGAAGCAATGTACTGACATCAGCGATGCAGTCATAA GTGGGCCCATATCTCCAGCTGAACCCCATGGAGCAGAACGAAAGCAGGGTTTATTTGGGAAATTTGGAGCTTTGACAGTCGGAtgcattctttctctcttatttcTGGCCATTCCTATCTACACTTGCAAGAAGTGTTTCTGTAGGAG AAGACAAGTGCTTGAGATACAGCATGTATCTACAGACCCATCAACATTTATAGAG ATGTACACAGAAGAGACACATGAAGTACATCATACACCCTCTCCCTCTGGCTTTGACCCCACAAAATTATACACAAAGATTAAAGAGGATCTATATTACGGCCGGCTATGGAAGGCCTACCAAGGAAGAGCACGAGTATCAACACAAGGGTGCCTGACTGGCTCAAGACAGATTTACCATTTAGGTGAGAATCCTCTACCACAAAGGGATCAGGAACACAGACCAAAAATCCCAGATGCAATGACAAGGTCATCATCAAAAAGCAGTATCTGA